One Nicotiana tomentosiformis chromosome 4, ASM39032v3, whole genome shotgun sequence genomic window carries:
- the LOC138909467 gene encoding uncharacterized protein, with translation MPAYSKFVKEILSNKRKLEETSVVKLTENCASTSLMPMSIFRKLEREIRPTKFVLVSLQIADQMTIIPEGIVEDVLVRVDKFVFLVDFIVANMKENKEVPLILGRPFLATGRDYFGYSVKSPHAKSGEIKCGVQDEESNRGT, from the exons ATGCCAGCATATTCCAAGTTCGTCAAGGAGATATTGTCCAACAAGCGAAAGCTGGAAGAGACATCGGTAGTCAAGCTCACAGAGAATT GTGCTTCTACTAGTCTTATGCCTATGTCTATTTTCAGGAAGCTCGAGAGGGAGATTAGGCCAACCAAATTTGTACTTGTGTCTTTACAGATAGCAGATCAGATGACGATAATACCTGAAGGAATAGTGGAAGATGtgctagttcgggtggataaaTTTGTGTTCCTTGTGGACTTCATCGTAGCGAACATGAAAGAGAATAAGGAGGTCCCTCTAATTTTAGGGAGACCTTTCTTGGCTACTGGTAGAGACTATTTTGGATATTCAGTAAAGTCACCTCATGCTAAGAGTGGGGAAATAAAGTGTGGTGTTCAAGATGAAGAAAGCAATAGGGGCACCTAG
- the LOC138909468 gene encoding histone chaperone ASF1-like — protein sequence MNLEIVADLHVVEGGNEKATGDKNSSNGSSYSWTDNDEDEETHREGEGEANKEGEKVQEKTQSCEEKKSENEEKEKGSEEVKGSESEGNEYAKESEGKGTASESEEDNTSEESKGSMTIQNTVMAPLEEVHEDEGSEEPRPSLTPFVGDEGGLTVIRIICHYLR from the exons ATGAATTTAGAAATAGTTGCAGACTTACATGTGGTTGAGGGGGGAAATGAGAAAGCAACAGGGGACAAAAATAGTTCTAATGGTAGTTCTTACAGTTGGACTGATAATGATGAGGATGAGGAAACTCATAGGGAGGGAGAAGGAGAAGCAAATAAAGAGGGAGAAAAGGTGCAGGAGAAAACTCAAAGTTGTGAAGAAAAGAAAAGTGAGAATGAGG aaaaagaaaagggaagtgAGGAAGTAAAAGGCTCTGAGAGTGAGGGTAATGAATATGCAAAAGAAAGTGAAGGTAAGGGTACTGCATCTGAAAGTGAGGAAGACAATACTAGTGAGGAATCTAAAGGCTCTATGACTATTCAGAATACAGTCATGGCCCCTTTAGAGGAAGTTCATGAAGACGAAGGGTCTGAAGAACCTAGGCCCTCCTTAACTCCTTTCGTAGGAGATGAGGGGGGGTTGACAGTGATAAGGATAATTTGCCATTATCTGAGGTAG